A single Manduca sexta isolate Smith_Timp_Sample1 chromosome 11, JHU_Msex_v1.0, whole genome shotgun sequence DNA region contains:
- the LOC115444308 gene encoding fatty acid synthase produces the protein MVEPNRPQMSLKHPDMPKFMGKINEYYKFDNHFFKVPYRQTKFMEPYNRKLLEEAYSAIFDAGVNPASISSGKIGVFIGSSFSDQSTCEYLYNKNIHSPYKVTGCSKGMLSNRISYWIDGKAMSYTIDADTASSTVCLTQAYKAIRNGLCDAAIVGGCNHCLNPMLSVSMRRAGLLTLDGKTKCFDKNGDGYVRSEACGTIFLQRAKDAKRIYCEVYYAKEKFFMSPGGVMSIVHQPEDLEKFLYEFYNEIDISPDMVEYIEANAVGIAEADSNELQAIANIFAKNKSIKIGSVKSNMGHGEAASGICSLIKICLANHTGIQPANLHYHDPPDNITALKDGRIQVVTNNMPLNRGYVALNSFSFGGSNAHVLLKNIYKPKDKRKSISPIPHLVLASARTESGVKKIINYLKNKPIDPEEIALLHNFYSTDVSGHAAKGYVILDTDKNDKTITSSESTQLYNGAKRPVWFLYSGMGSQWASMGASLMRIPIFAAAVQRCCKVLEPKGVDIIRILTEPDETIFDNIMNSFIGIAVVQIGLTDVLKELEIVPDNVIGHSVGELGCAYALGCLTAEEMVLAGYYRGLISVEEKLPKGAMAAVGLGYKDVLPICPPEIDIACHNSSASCTISGPCEDVMKFIVELKSRDVFFKELRTSNIAYHSRYVAKLGDMFRSKLEDIVPINKLRTNKWLSTSILPQNWDKPEAQYCSAEYFNNNFLSSVYFEEVATMIPSNAIVIEIAPHGLLQSILKSSHESCIHVPLAKRNHHDSLGFLLDAIGKLYEAGLTPKIDALYPKVTFPVSTKTPILSHLVEWEHSEDWLKSGGAYDNIAPSREVIFSVHDDEWSFMKEHARDGIPVVPEAAILFLVWEELGNSHGVEYNKLSIGFTNVEFHGTINHLQEDLININVNIMRGSEKFEVKWKGEIIIATGYIHAYDENYLHDYVHLLEAEESNMRLNSKDVYTIMNLRGHSYGSKMQSIHLCNFKRNEAKINWNGNWIMLLDSLLQLGALATDYTDMVVPVYINQLFIDTLRHEALLNKGKYNAVVTGVDEKIIRCGPVEIKNIVYKRKPRSKDECVVPQKVT, from the exons ATGGTGGAACCTAATAGACCTCAAATGTCTTTGAAACATCCTGATATGCCAAAATTTATGGGCAAAATCAACGAGTATTATAAATTcgacaatcatttttttaaagtgcCGTACCGCCAAACTAAATTTATGGAACCATACAATAGAAAATTATTGGAAGAGGCTTATAGCGCAATTTTCGATGCAG GTGTGAACCCTGCATCGATATCAAGTGGAAAGATTGGCGTTTTTATTGGTTCTTCATTTAGCGATCAATCTACATgcgaatatttatataataaaaacatccatTCTCCTTATAAAGTAACAgg ATGCAGTAAGGGAATGTTATCAAACCGCATATCGTATTGGATCGACGGCAAGGCAATGTCTTACACTATAGACGCTGACACTGCTAGTTCGACTGTATGTCTCACACAAGCTTATAAGGCTATTAGAAATGGATTGTGCGATGCTGCTATTGTTGGAGGCTGTAATCATTGTTTAAATCCCATGTTATCTGTTAGCATGCGAAG AGCCGGTCTCCTTACATTGGATGGGAAAACTAAATGTTTTGACAAGAACGGAGATGGGTACGTCAGGTCTGAAGCTTGTGGAACGATCTTCCTACAAAGAGCCAAGGATGCGAAAAG gataTACTGTGAAGTGTACTATGCGAAGGAGAAATTCTTTATGAGCCCTGGTGGAGTTATGTCAATAGTGCACCAGCCAGAAGATTTGGAAAAATTCTTGTATGAGTTTTATAATGAAATCGATATATCCCCTGATATGGTGGAGTACATAGAAGCTAATGCAGTTG GTATCGCAGAAGCCGACAGTAACGAACTACAAGCAATTGCAAATATATTCGCTAAAAACAAAAGCATAAAAATAGGATCTGTGAAATCGAACATGGGACACGGTGAAGCTGCTTCAGGAATCTGTTCTTTGATTAAA ATTTGTTTAGCTAATCATACTGGGATACAGCCGGCAAATCTTCATTATCATGACCCCCCAGATAACATAACGGCTTTAAAAGACGGACGCATTCAGGTGGTGACCAACAACATGCCGCTCAACAGAGGCTACGTTGCCCTTAACTCTTTCAGTTTTGGAGGATCGAACGCGCATGTTCTTTTGAAGAATATTTACAAACCAAAG gataAAAGGAAATCCATAAGCCCAATTCCTCATCTGGTACTTGCTTCAGCAAGAACTGAAagtggtgtaaaaaaaattataaattatctgaAGAATAAACCCATAGATCCAGAAGAGATTGCGCTCCTACACAATTTCTACAGCACGGATGTGTCTGGTCATGCAGCAAAAGGCTATGTCATTCTTG ATACCGacaaaaatgataaaacaatcACATCTTCGGAAAGTACTCAACTTTACAACGGTGCGAAAAGACCAGTGTGGTTTCTGTACAGCGGAATGGGGTCGCAGTGGGCTTCTATGGGCGCTTCATTAATGAGAATACCAATATTTGCCGCTGCAGTTCaaag ATGCTGCAAGGTTCTAGAACCAAAAGGCGTAGACATCATACGGATTTTGACTGAACCGGATGAAacgatttttgataatattatgaattcattTATTGGCATCGCTGTCGTGCAAATTGGTCTCACAGACGTATTAAAAGAACTGGAAATTGTTCCGGATAATGTTATTG gacACAGCGTAGGTGAGTTGGGATGTGCGTATGCACTTGGGTGCTTAACAGCTGAGGAAATGGTACTAGCTGGGTATTATCGCGGGCTCATCAGCGTGGAAGAAAAGCTACCTAAAGGAGCCATGGCAGCTGTTGGACTCGGGTATAAAGAT gtgTTACCTATATGTCcaccagaaatagacattgcatgTCACAACAGCTCAGCATCATGCACAATATCGGGTCCTTGTGAAGATGTCATGAAATTTATTGTTGAGTTGAAGAGTCGTGACGTGTTTTTTAAAGAATTGAGGACTTCAAACATCGCCTACCATTCAAGATACGTCGCCaaattag gtGACATGTTTCGTTCAAAACTAGAAGATATCGTTCCCATAAATAAATTGAGGACCAATAAGTGGCTATCTACATCAATTTTACCACAAAATTGGGACAAACCAGAGGCACAATATTGTTCAGCAGAGTACTTTAACAATAACTTTTTG agttCTGTCTATTTCGAAGAAGTGGCCACAATGATACCAAGTAATGCAATAGTCATTGAAATAGCTCCGCATGGTTTACTGCAATCTATTTTGAAAAGTTCCCACGAGAGTTGCATACATGTGCCATTGGCCAAACGAAATCATCATGATAGTCTGGGTTTCCTTCTCGATGCTATAGGCAA GTTATATGAAGCCGGTTTGACTCCAAAGATAGACGCGTTGTACCCGAAGGTAACGTTCCCCGTGTCAACTAAAACGCCCATACTGTCTCATCTCGTTGAATGGGAACATAGTGAAGActg gttGAAGAGTGGTGGCGCGTATGATAATATAGCACCATCTCGTGAGGTCATCTTCTCAGTCCATGACGACGAATGGAGTTTTATGAAGGAACACGCCAGAGATG GTATTCCCGTGGTTCCCGAAGCTGCAATCCTATTTCTGGTTTGGGAAGAACTAGGAAATAGTCATGGCgttgaatataataaactttCTATAGGTTTCACGAATGTTGAATTTCATGGTACTATAAATCATTTACAAgaagatttaataaatataaatgtcaacATAATGAGAGGATCTGAAAAATTTGAG gTGAAATGGAAAGGTGAAATAATTATTGCAACGGGTTACATACATGCTTATGATGAAAATTATTTGCACGATTATGTACACCTACTCGAAGCAGAAGAAAGCAACATGCGACTCAACTCGAAAGACGTGTATACAATTATGAACTTAAGAGGACATTCTTATGG GTCTAAAATGCAGTCCATACATTTGTGCAATTTCAAGCGTAACGaagcaaaaataaattggaatGGTAATTGGATTATGCTTCTTGACTCACTTCTGCAATTAGGCGCATTGGCGACAGATTATACAGATATGGTGGTACCAGTATATATAAATCAACTGTTCATAGATACTCTTAGACATGAGGCGCTACttaataaaggaaaatataatgCAGTAGTCACGGGAGTTGATGAAAAAATAATCCG ATGCGGACCCGTCGAAATAAAGAATATCGTGTATAAGCGAAAACCTAGGTCTAAAGATGAATGTGTTGTGCCACAAAAGGTgacgtaa